From one Lycium ferocissimum isolate CSIRO_LF1 chromosome 5, AGI_CSIRO_Lferr_CH_V1, whole genome shotgun sequence genomic stretch:
- the LOC132058248 gene encoding bidirectional sugar transporter N3-like: MASVSHNHPLIFTFGLLGNIVSFMVFIAPVPTFYRIVKKKSAEGFHSLPYVVGLFSAMLWIYYAMVKTNLTLLITINSFGCIAETIYVAIYFTYATRKARMKTLGLVLVLNFGAFGLILFLTQILCKGPKRAEVTGWICVAFSTSVFVAPLSIMGRVIRTKSVEFMPFNLSLALALSAVMWFLYGLLLRDVYVAVPNIAGMILGVLQMVLYGIYRNCKANDVVVEKKLPTVVKVDQEQPTKVNSEAYPVNIPSMASENGEAKDGKNIEYPQVNSQG; encoded by the exons ATGGCCAGTGTCTCCCATAATCATCCTTTGATCTTCACCTTTGGCCTTTTGG GTAACATAGTCTCCTTCATGGTGTTTATTGCCCCAGT ACCAACATTTTATAGGATCGTTAAGAAGAAATCAGCAGAAGGGTTCCATTCATTACCatatgttgttggattatttaGCGCAATGCTTTGGATTTACTATGCAATGGTTAAAACTAATTTAACCCTTCTCATCACCATCAACTCCTTTGGCTGCATTGCCGAGACTATTTACGTTgctatttattttacttatgccACAAGAAAAGCAAGG ATGAAAACATTAGGACTTGtcctagtgttgaatttcggtGCCTTTGGATTGATTCTTTTCCTCACTCAAATTTTATGCAAAGGACCAAAACGAGCTGAAGTTACTGGATGGATTTGCGTGGCCTTTTCTACTAGTGTATTTGTAGCACCTCTAAGCATTATG GGACGGGTAATACGGACCAAAAGTGTGGAATTTATGCCATTTAACTTGTCATTAGCTCTTGCACTTAGTGCGGTAATGTGGTTTTTATATGGTTTGCTTTTGAGGGACGTCTATGTCGCG GTGCCAAACATAGCGGGAATGATACTTGGAGTGCTCCAAATGGTATTGTATGGAATATACAGAAACTGCAAAGCaaacgacgttgttgtagagaAGAAATTACCCACCGTTGTGAAGGTGGATCAAGAGCAGCCAACAAAAGTTAATTCTGAGGCTTATCCAGTTAATATTCCATCAATGGCCAGTGAAAATGGAGAGGCTAAAGATGGTAAAAATATTGAATATCCCCAAGTTAACTCTCAAGGGTAA